Part of the Desulfolutivibrio sulfoxidireducens genome is shown below.
CTGCCGGTACCGCTCGGCAAGGTCCATGCCGTAGCCGACCAGAAACCCGTCCCGGGACGTGAAACCCGCGAAATCCACCCGCACATCCACTTCCCGGCGATCTTTCTTGTCGATCAGGGCGCACATGCGCAGGCTCTTGGGGTTACGCGCCGAAAAAATCTCCAAAAGCCGGGCCGACGTCCGCCCGGTGTCCACGATTTCCTCCACCAGCAGGACGTGCCGACCTTCGAGGGGACAGTCCACGTCCACCAGGAACCGGATGTCCTTGTCGGGAGACGTACCGCCGCCGTAACTGGCCATGCGGATGAATTCGAGCTGCGGGGAAAAGGGCAGAAGGCGCGTCAGGTCCGCAAAGAAATAGACCGCGCCCTTGAGCACGCAGATGATCACAGGCGGATCGTCGTC
Proteins encoded:
- the hpt gene encoding hypoxanthine phosphoribosyltransferase, yielding MREVISAEAIAARVAELAGEIAGRYTDDDPPVIICVLKGAVYFFADLTRLLPFSPQLEFIRMASYGGGTSPDKDIRFLVDVDCPLEGRHVLLVEEIVDTGRTSARLLEIFSARNPKSLRMCALIDKKDRREVDVRVDFAGFTSRDGFLVGYGMDLAERYRQLRGVYEMRKV